In the genome of Myxococcus stipitatus, one region contains:
- a CDS encoding class I SAM-dependent methyltransferase, giving the protein MTVDFGRTSTDYTRHRAGFPVSFFDRLVRENVLRPGLRTVDVGTGTGVVARGLARKGCSVIGLDVSASMLEGARQLAAEARLSIDFREAPAESTGLSSASFDLVTAGQCWHWFDRPAAAREAARLLVPGGRLIIAHLDWLPMPGNVVEATDALMNASNPNPPDHARFGCGVGLYPQWLSDVTDAGFTPLETFSYDVLIPYTHEAWRGRCRASAFVGATLPPAEVERFDQTLARILAERFPQPFLDIPHRVFALLATRP; this is encoded by the coding sequence ATGACCGTGGACTTCGGACGTACCTCGACCGACTACACCCGGCACCGCGCCGGCTTCCCCGTCTCCTTCTTCGACCGGCTCGTCCGCGAGAACGTCCTCCGCCCAGGACTCCGCACCGTCGACGTCGGCACGGGCACCGGCGTCGTCGCCCGCGGTCTTGCCCGCAAGGGCTGCTCCGTCATCGGCCTCGATGTCTCCGCGTCCATGCTGGAGGGCGCACGGCAGCTCGCCGCCGAGGCCCGTCTGTCCATCGACTTCCGTGAAGCCCCCGCCGAGTCCACTGGACTCTCCTCGGCGTCCTTCGACCTCGTCACCGCGGGCCAGTGCTGGCATTGGTTCGACCGCCCCGCCGCCGCTCGGGAGGCCGCTCGACTGCTCGTCCCCGGAGGCCGGCTCATTATCGCCCACCTCGACTGGCTCCCCATGCCCGGCAACGTCGTCGAAGCCACCGACGCGCTCATGAACGCCAGCAATCCCAATCCTCCCGACCACGCCCGCTTCGGCTGCGGCGTCGGCCTCTATCCCCAGTGGCTCAGTGATGTCACCGACGCGGGCTTCACGCCCCTGGAGACCTTCTCCTACGACGTGCTGATTCCCTACACCCACGAAGCCTGGCGAGGCCGATGCCGCGCCAGCGCCTTCGTCGGCGCCACCCTCCCTCCCGCAGAAGTCGAGCGCTTCGACCAGACCCTCGCCCGCATCCTCGCCGAGCGTTTCCCGCAGCCCTTCCTCGACATCCCCCACCGCGTCTTCGCCCTCCTCGCCACGCGCCCGTGA
- a CDS encoding cupin domain-containing protein, which translates to MSTHPHLVHEPSLPWTEVTQGPRVAYRRKQLGAAAKGQQLGCSLMELAPGTHAFPLHYHLANEEAYYVLSGSGLLRLGDASLPVRAGDYVALPVGAACAHQLVNDGTETLRYLAFSTMVEPDVMVYPDSKKVCVTAGSAPGGDKAARTLYTVLPLAAEVDYWSGEER; encoded by the coding sequence ATGTCCACACACCCACACCTCGTCCATGAGCCCTCGCTGCCCTGGACCGAAGTCACACAGGGCCCTCGCGTCGCGTATCGCCGCAAGCAATTGGGCGCCGCGGCGAAGGGCCAGCAGCTCGGGTGCAGCTTGATGGAGCTCGCACCCGGCACGCACGCCTTCCCGCTGCACTACCACCTGGCCAATGAAGAGGCGTACTACGTCCTCTCCGGCTCGGGCCTGCTGCGCCTCGGCGATGCGTCGCTGCCCGTGCGGGCGGGGGACTATGTTGCCCTCCCCGTGGGCGCCGCGTGTGCGCACCAGCTCGTCAACGACGGCACCGAGACGCTGCGCTACCTCGCGTTCTCCACCATGGTGGAGCCCGACGTCATGGTGTACCCGGACTCGAAGAAGGTGTGTGTCACCGCGGGCTCCGCGCCCGGGGGCGACAAGGCCGCTCGAACCCTGTACACCGTCCTCCCCCTCGCCGCCGAGGTGGACTACTGGAGCGGCGAGGAGCGATAG